The region CTGTATGGCCATCTTAGCGACTATTTTGTTGAGCGGGGACAATATGTCCGGGCCGGCCAGCGAATTGCTTCCATGGGCAATACCGGCAACTCGACCGGACCACACCTGCATTTCGAAGTGCAGAAAGACGGCCAGCCGGTAGACCCAATGGGATTATTGCCATAAGAAAAGACTTGGCTTGTGCCAAGTCCCTCAGGACGCCGGCAGAAGCCTTAGTCGTTCTTACTTATTATCAGAAAGTGGTTATACTTTCTGATAATGTAAAAAATGACAGCCCAGGGATTAATCCTTGAGCTGTCTATTTTTATTCTTTTCCTTTTTCCCTATTACTTGCTTTCTTTTCAGCTTGCAAATGTTGCAAAGTAGCATCATGGTACGGCCAGGCAACATCGGCCATTGCCCGGTCAGCTGGCGCAACTACAGTGTATAAACTGGTAGTTGCGGTTTGTTTAAGCTGCCATTTCTTACCTACCTTTTCAAAGGTAAGTTCGGTTTTGCTCAGACTGCTGCCGAACTTTCCGGGAGCGGCGGCCATTACGCCATTAATTTCCAGACCGTTATTTGTCACAATAATTATTGCATCAACTTTACCGGCGATGTGTTTTACAGCAGCATCAATGGCCGTTTTTTGGTCTTTAAATTCGATTCCGGCATAATTCTGAGGGCTGTTGGCGGGGTTTACGGTGGCTGCACCAATAATGCCAATACGGATTTTTTCCTTCTTTTTGTCTTTTCCTACTTCGAATTCCTTGATTATATATGGTTTAACGGCAGACCAAAGACTGCTGCCGGAATAAGCGTTAGCAGCCAGTGCCGGAA is a window of Sporomusaceae bacterium ACPt DNA encoding:
- the yfkN gene encoding Trifunctional nucleotide phosphoesterase protein YfkN gives rise to the protein MQKFYKQLWRLIALALAVFWCLPAIGLAAAKKDAVQPAPVKVTVLATAGINGRIINWDYELTKTTDFGLVQISSLVKKERQANPYTILVDEGNMLSGSALTSYFATQPSKLPNPMIIMYNYLDYDAIVPGDGEFAYGPGYLSKALTAAKFPALAANAYSGSSLWSAVKPYIIKEFEVGKDKKKEKIRIGIIGAATVNPANSPQNYAGIEFKDQKTAIDAAVKHIAGKVDAIIIVTNNGLEINGVMAAAPGKFGSSLSKTELTFEKVGKKWQLKQTATTSLYTVVAPADRAMADVAWPYHDATLQHLQAEKKASNREKGKE